The following is a genomic window from Nitrospiria bacterium.
TACAAACCGGACCATCTGATCGTGACGTCGGGGCATCCCGTGGAACTGACGCTGAAGAGCGTTACGATCATCGTGCCGCATAACTTTCTCATTAAGGCTCCGGAAATGGGCCTCGATGTCAAGCAGGACGTTCCGGCCGGCAAGACCGTGACGGTCCGCTTTACTCCGACGAAGGCCGGGAAGGCGGAATTTTATTGCGACAAGAAGCTGCTTTTCTTCAAGAGCCACAAGGAAAAGGGCATG
Proteins encoded in this region:
- a CDS encoding cupredoxin domain-containing protein; this encodes YKPDHLIVTSGHPVELTLKSVTIIVPHNFLIKAPEMGLDVKQDVPAGKTVTVRFTPTKAGKAEFYCDKKLLFFKSHKEKGMVGTLEVREPPGN